Proteins co-encoded in one Burkholderia ambifaria AMMD genomic window:
- the rpsH gene encoding 30S ribosomal protein S8 encodes MSMSDPIADMLTRIRNAQMVEKVSVAMPSSKVKVAIAQVLKDEGYIDDFAVKAEGAKSELNIALKYYAGRPVIERLERVSKPGLRVYRGRNDIPQVMNGLGVAIVSTPKGVMTDRKARATGVGGEVICYVA; translated from the coding sequence ATGAGCATGAGTGATCCTATCGCCGATATGCTGACTCGCATCCGCAACGCGCAGATGGTCGAGAAGGTATCGGTCGCGATGCCCTCGTCGAAGGTCAAGGTTGCAATCGCGCAAGTCCTGAAGGACGAAGGCTATATCGACGATTTCGCCGTCAAGGCGGAAGGTGCGAAGTCCGAACTGAATATCGCGCTGAAGTACTACGCAGGTCGCCCGGTCATCGAACGCCTCGAGCGCGTGTCGAAGCCTGGTCTGCGCGTGTACCGCGGCCGCAACGACATTCCCCAGGTCATGAACGGCCTGGGCGTGGCAATCGTGTCGACGCCGAAGGGCGTGATGACTGATCGCAAGGCGCGCGCTACCGGCGTCGGCGGCGAAGTCATCTGCTACGTCGCTTAA
- the rplF gene encoding 50S ribosomal protein L6 — translation MSRVGKSPIALQGAEVKLADGAITVKGPLGTITQAINPLVNVANNDGTLNLSPVDESREANALSGTMRAIIANAVQGVTKGFERKLTLVGVGYRAQAQGDKLNLSLGFSHPVVHQMPEGVKAETPTQTEIVIKGINKQQVGQVAAEVRGYRPPEPYKGKGVRYSDEVVILKETKKK, via the coding sequence ATGTCTCGAGTAGGTAAAAGCCCGATCGCGCTGCAAGGCGCGGAAGTCAAGCTGGCCGACGGTGCAATCACCGTCAAGGGCCCGCTGGGCACCATCACGCAAGCGATCAATCCGCTCGTGAACGTGGCGAACAACGACGGCACGCTGAATCTGTCGCCGGTCGACGAAAGCCGCGAAGCAAATGCACTGTCGGGCACGATGCGCGCGATCATCGCGAATGCCGTGCAAGGCGTGACCAAGGGTTTCGAGCGCAAGCTGACGCTGGTTGGCGTCGGTTATCGTGCGCAGGCGCAAGGCGACAAGCTGAACCTGTCGCTGGGTTTCTCGCACCCGGTGGTGCACCAGATGCCGGAAGGCGTCAAGGCTGAAACCCCGACGCAAACCGAAATCGTGATCAAGGGGATCAACAAGCAACAAGTCGGTCAAGTAGCTGCGGAAGTTCGCGGTTACCGTCCGCCGGAGCCCTACAAGGGCAAGGGCGTGCGCTATTCCGACGAGGTTGTGATCCTCAAAGAAACGAAGAAGAAGTAA
- the rplR gene encoding 50S ribosomal protein L18, with the protein MDKTQSRLRRARQTRIKIAELQVARLAVHRTNTHIYAQVFSPCGTKVLASASTLEAEVRAELADKSGKGGNVNAATLIGKRIAEKAKAAGIESVAFDRSGFRYHGRVKALAEAAREAGLKF; encoded by the coding sequence ATGGATAAGACTCAATCTCGCCTGCGCCGCGCTCGCCAGACGCGTATCAAGATCGCTGAGCTGCAGGTCGCGCGTCTCGCCGTGCATCGCACGAACACGCACATCTACGCTCAAGTGTTCTCGCCGTGCGGCACCAAGGTGCTCGCCAGCGCGTCGACGCTCGAAGCAGAAGTGCGCGCCGAACTGGCCGACAAGTCGGGCAAGGGTGGCAACGTTAATGCTGCGACGCTGATCGGCAAGCGTATTGCCGAGAAGGCAAAGGCCGCCGGCATCGAATCCGTCGCCTTCGACCGCTCGGGCTTCCGCTACCATGGCCGCGTCAAGGCGCTGGCTGAGGCAGCTCGCGAAGCTGGGCTCAAGTTCTAA
- the rpsE gene encoding 30S ribosomal protein S5 — protein MAKMQAKVQADERDDGLREKMISVNRVTKVVKGGRILGFAALTVVGDGDGRIGMGKGKAKEVPVAVQKAMEQARRNMFKVPLKNGTLQHEVHGKHGASAVLLAPAKAGTGVIAGGPMRAVFDVMGVQNVVAKSHGSTNPYNLVRATLDGLRKQSTPADIAAKRGKSVEDILG, from the coding sequence ATGGCAAAGATGCAAGCGAAAGTTCAGGCTGACGAGCGCGACGACGGCCTTCGCGAAAAGATGATTTCGGTCAACCGCGTGACCAAGGTCGTGAAGGGTGGCCGTATTCTCGGCTTCGCCGCACTGACCGTGGTTGGCGACGGCGATGGCCGCATCGGTATGGGCAAGGGCAAGGCGAAGGAAGTGCCGGTCGCTGTCCAGAAGGCAATGGAACAAGCTCGCCGCAACATGTTCAAGGTGCCCCTCAAGAACGGCACGCTGCAGCACGAAGTGCACGGCAAGCATGGCGCATCCGCTGTCCTCCTCGCTCCGGCGAAGGCAGGTACGGGCGTGATCGCCGGCGGCCCGATGCGCGCAGTGTTCGACGTGATGGGCGTTCAGAACGTCGTGGCGAAGAGCCACGGTTCGACGAACCCGTACAACCTCGTTCGCGCCACGCTGGACGGTCTGCGCAAGCAGTCGACCCCGGCAGACATCGCGGCGAAGCGCGGCAAGTCCGTCGAAGATATTTTGGGCTAA
- the rpmD gene encoding 50S ribosomal protein L30 → MSEKTVKVQLVKSLIGTRESHRATVRGLGLRRLNSVSELQDTPAVRGMINKVSYLVKVIA, encoded by the coding sequence ATGTCTGAAAAAACTGTCAAGGTTCAGCTCGTTAAGAGCCTGATCGGGACCCGCGAATCGCACCGCGCGACCGTGCGTGGCCTGGGCCTGCGCCGACTCAACTCGGTTAGCGAGCTGCAGGACACGCCGGCGGTCCGCGGCATGATCAACAAGGTCTCGTACCTCGTTAAGGTCATCGCGTAA
- the rplO gene encoding 50S ribosomal protein L15, translated as MELNNLKPAAGAKHAKRRVGRGIGSGLGKTAGRGHKGQKSRSGGFHKVGFEGGQMPLQRRLPKRGFTSLTKEFVGEVRLGDLEKLPVDEIDLLALKQAGLVGELTKSAKIIATGELKRKIVVKGLGATKGARAAIEAAGGSFAE; from the coding sequence ATGGAATTGAATAACCTGAAGCCGGCCGCTGGCGCCAAGCACGCCAAGCGTCGCGTCGGCCGTGGCATCGGTTCGGGCCTCGGCAAGACGGCTGGCCGTGGTCACAAGGGTCAGAAATCGCGTTCGGGCGGCTTCCACAAAGTCGGTTTCGAAGGCGGTCAGATGCCGCTGCAACGTCGTCTGCCGAAGCGCGGTTTCACGTCGCTGACGAAGGAATTCGTCGGTGAAGTGCGCCTGGGCGACCTCGAGAAGCTGCCGGTCGATGAGATCGATCTGCTCGCACTGAAGCAAGCCGGCCTGGTCGGCGAGCTGACGAAGAGCGCAAAGATCATCGCGACGGGCGAACTGAAGCGCAAGATCGTCGTGAAGGGTCTCGGTGCCACCAAGGGTGCGCGCGCTGCGATCGAAGCGGCTGGCGGTTCGTTCGCCGAGTGA
- the secY gene encoding preprotein translocase subunit SecY: protein MANSPSLAKPGRSTAKFGDLRRRAMFLLLALIVYRIGAHIPVPGIDPDQLAKLFQSQAGGILGMFNMFSGGALSRFTIFALGIMPYISASIIMQLLAIVSPQLEALKKEGQAGQRKITQYTRYFTVVLATFQAFGIAAALENQPGLVIDPGMLFRLTTVVTLVTGTMFLMWLGEQITERGLGNGISIIIFGGIAAGFPNAVGGLFELVRTGSMSIISAIIIVVLIAAVTYLVVFIERGQRKILVNYAKRQVGNKIYGGQSSHLPLKLNMSGVIPPIFASSIILFPATILGWFSTGQPTGSWISNTLHNVAEALKPGQPVYVLLYTLAIVFFCFFYTALVFNSRETADNLKKSGAFVPGIRPGDQTARYIDRILTRLTLAGAIYIVFVCLLPEFLVLRWNVPFYFGGTSLLIIVVVTMDFMAQVQSYVMSQQYESLLKKANFKGGNIPMR, encoded by the coding sequence TTGGCTAACAGCCCGAGTCTTGCAAAACCCGGTCGAAGCACGGCGAAATTCGGCGATCTGCGTCGGCGAGCGATGTTCCTGCTCCTGGCGCTGATCGTCTATCGCATCGGCGCGCACATCCCCGTGCCGGGCATCGATCCGGATCAACTGGCGAAGCTGTTCCAGAGCCAGGCGGGCGGCATCCTGGGCATGTTCAACATGTTCTCGGGTGGTGCGCTTTCCCGCTTCACGATCTTTGCGCTGGGGATCATGCCGTACATCTCGGCGTCGATCATCATGCAGTTGCTGGCGATCGTCTCGCCGCAGCTCGAGGCGCTGAAGAAGGAAGGGCAGGCAGGGCAACGGAAGATCACGCAGTACACGCGGTATTTCACCGTGGTGCTCGCGACCTTCCAGGCGTTCGGTATCGCGGCTGCGCTGGAAAACCAGCCTGGCCTCGTGATCGACCCCGGCATGCTGTTCCGACTGACGACGGTTGTGACGTTGGTAACCGGCACGATGTTCCTGATGTGGCTGGGTGAGCAGATCACCGAGCGTGGTCTGGGCAACGGCATCTCGATCATCATCTTCGGCGGGATCGCAGCAGGGTTCCCGAATGCCGTCGGTGGGCTGTTCGAGCTGGTGCGTACGGGTTCGATGAGCATCATTTCGGCGATCATCATCGTCGTTCTGATTGCCGCGGTGACTTACCTGGTCGTGTTCATCGAACGCGGTCAGCGCAAGATCCTCGTGAACTACGCGAAGCGCCAGGTCGGCAACAAGATCTACGGTGGACAGTCGTCGCACTTGCCGCTGAAGCTGAACATGTCGGGCGTGATTCCGCCGATCTTCGCATCGTCGATCATCCTGTTTCCGGCCACGATTCTCGGCTGGTTCAGCACGGGTCAGCCGACGGGGAGCTGGATCTCCAACACGTTGCATAACGTCGCGGAGGCGCTGAAGCCGGGTCAGCCGGTCTATGTGCTGCTGTACACGCTGGCAATCGTGTTTTTCTGCTTCTTCTACACCGCACTGGTGTTCAACAGCAGGGAAACCGCGGACAACCTGAAGAAGAGCGGGGCGTTTGTTCCGGGTATTCGTCCGGGCGATCAGACCGCACGATACATCGACCGCATCCTCACGCGTCTGACGCTGGCTGGTGCGATCTACATCGTCTTCGTGTGTCTGCTGCCGGAATTCCTGGTGCTGCGCTGGAACGTGCCGTTTTATTTTGGTGGAACGTCGCTGCTGATCATTGTCGTCGTCACGATGGACTTCATGGCGCAGGTGCAGTCGTACGTTATGTCGCAACAGTATGAGTCGCTGCTCAAGAAGGCAAACTTCAAGGGCGGCAACATCCCAATGCGTTAA
- the infA gene encoding translation initiation factor IF-1 yields the protein MAKDDVIQMQGEVIENLPNATFRVKLENGHVVLGHISGKMRMHYIRILPGDKVTVELTPYDLSRARIVFRAK from the coding sequence ATGGCCAAAGACGATGTAATCCAGATGCAGGGTGAGGTGATTGAAAACCTTCCGAATGCTACCTTCCGCGTGAAGCTGGAAAACGGCCATGTCGTGTTGGGGCATATCTCCGGGAAGATGCGGATGCACTACATCCGCATCCTGCCGGGCGACAAGGTCACGGTTGAATTGACGCCTTACGATCTGTCTCGTGCGCGGATCGTGTTCCGGGCGAAGTGA
- the rpmJ gene encoding 50S ribosomal protein L36, giving the protein MKVMASVKRICRNCKIIKRKGVVRVICSSDPRHKQRQG; this is encoded by the coding sequence ATGAAAGTGATGGCATCGGTTAAGCGCATTTGCCGCAATTGCAAGATCATCAAGCGCAAAGGCGTCGTTCGCGTGATCTGCAGCTCGGATCCGCGCCACAAGCAGCGCCAAGGCTGA
- the rpsM gene encoding 30S ribosomal protein S13 — translation MARIAGVNIPNHQHTEIGLTAIFGIGRTRSRSICSAAGVEFSKKVKDLTDADLEKLREEVGKFIVEGDLRREVTMNIKRLMDLGCYRGVRHRKGLPMRGQRTRTNARTRKGPRRAAQALKK, via the coding sequence ATGGCTCGTATCGCAGGGGTTAACATCCCGAATCACCAGCATACCGAGATCGGCCTGACGGCAATCTTCGGTATCGGCCGCACGCGCTCGCGCAGCATCTGCTCGGCAGCTGGCGTGGAATTCTCGAAGAAGGTCAAGGACCTGACCGACGCAGACCTCGAAAAGCTGCGTGAAGAAGTGGGCAAGTTCATCGTCGAAGGCGATCTGCGCCGTGAAGTGACGATGAACATCAAGCGCCTGATGGACCTCGGTTGCTACCGTGGCGTCCGTCATCGCAAGGGCCTGCCGATGCGCGGTCAGCGTACGCGTACGAACGCACGTACCCGTAAGGGCCCGCGTCGTGCAGCGCAAGCGCTGAAGAAGTAA
- the rpsK gene encoding 30S ribosomal protein S11 gives MAKASNTAAQRVRKKVKKNVAEGVVHVHASFNNTIITITDRQGNALAWATSGGQGFKGSRKSTPFAAQVAAESAGRVAMEYGVKNLEVRIKGPGPGRESAVRALHGLGIKITAISDVTPIPHNGCRPPKRRRI, from the coding sequence ATGGCTAAGGCTTCGAATACCGCGGCGCAACGCGTTCGCAAGAAGGTTAAGAAGAACGTCGCTGAAGGCGTGGTGCACGTTCACGCGTCGTTCAACAACACGATCATCACGATCACCGATCGCCAGGGCAATGCACTGGCATGGGCGACGTCGGGCGGCCAGGGCTTCAAGGGCTCGCGGAAGTCGACGCCGTTCGCTGCTCAGGTTGCTGCTGAGTCGGCCGGTCGCGTGGCGATGGAATACGGCGTGAAGAATCTGGAAGTGCGGATCAAGGGCCCTGGCCCGGGTCGTGAGTCGGCAGTGCGCGCACTGCATGGCCTCGGCATCAAGATCACCGCGATTTCGGATGTCACCCCGATTCCGCACAACGGCTGCCGTCCGCCGAAGCGCCGTCGTATCTAA
- the rpsD gene encoding 30S ribosomal protein S4, translating into MARYIGPKAKLSRREGTDLFLKSARRSLADKCKLDSKPGQHGRTSGARTSDYGTQLREKQKVKRIYGVLERQFRRYFAEADRRKGNTGENLLQLLESRLDNVVYRMGFGSTRAEARQLVSHKSITVNGVVANVPSQQVKAGDIVAIREKAKKQARIVEALSLAEQGGMPSWVAVDAKKFEGTFKQMPERADIAGDINESLIVELYSR; encoded by the coding sequence GTGGCACGTTATATCGGCCCCAAGGCCAAGCTGTCCCGCCGTGAAGGCACCGACCTGTTCCTGAAGAGCGCGCGCCGCTCGCTCGCCGACAAGTGCAAGCTCGACAGCAAGCCGGGTCAGCACGGCCGTACCTCGGGCGCACGTACGTCCGACTATGGTACGCAGCTGCGCGAAAAGCAGAAGGTCAAGCGTATTTACGGCGTGCTGGAGCGTCAGTTCCGCCGCTACTTCGCTGAAGCCGACCGCCGCAAGGGCAACACGGGTGAAAACCTGCTGCAACTGCTCGAGTCGCGTCTCGACAACGTCGTGTATCGCATGGGCTTCGGCTCGACCCGCGCTGAAGCGCGTCAGCTGGTGAGCCACAAGTCGATCACCGTGAACGGCGTCGTCGCGAACGTGCCGTCGCAGCAAGTGAAGGCGGGTGACATCGTCGCGATCCGCGAAAAGGCGAAGAAGCAGGCGCGTATCGTCGAAGCGCTGTCGCTGGCCGAGCAAGGCGGCATGCCGAGCTGGGTTGCAGTCGATGCGAAGAAGTTCGAAGGCACGTTCAAGCAAATGCCGGAACGCGCTGACATCGCAGGCGACATCAACGAAAGCCTGATCGTCGAATTGTATTCGCGTTAA
- a CDS encoding DNA-directed RNA polymerase subunit alpha → MQTSLLKPKIIAVESLGENHARVVMEPFERGYGHTLGNALRRVLLSSMVGYAPTEVTIAGVVHEYSTLDGVQEDVVNLLLNLKGVVFKLHNRDEVTVTLRKEGEGVVTAGDIELAHDCEVINPNHVIAHLSKGGKLDVQIKIEKGRGYVPGNVRRYGEDTAKIIGRIVLDASFSPVRRVSYAVESARVEQRTDLDKLVMNIETSGVITPEEAIRQSARILVDQLSVFAALEGTETAAEAPSRAPQIDPILLRPVDDLELTVRSANCLKAENIYYIGDLIQRTENELLKTPNLGRKSLNEIKEVLASRGLTLGMKLENWPPAGLDK, encoded by the coding sequence ATGCAAACCAGTTTGCTGAAACCCAAGATCATCGCCGTGGAATCGCTTGGCGAGAACCACGCGAGGGTGGTCATGGAACCGTTCGAACGCGGTTACGGCCACACCTTGGGCAATGCGCTTCGCCGCGTGCTGCTGTCGTCGATGGTTGGCTACGCGCCGACCGAAGTCACGATCGCGGGCGTGGTGCACGAGTACTCGACGCTTGATGGCGTGCAAGAGGACGTCGTCAACCTGCTGCTGAACCTGAAGGGTGTGGTGTTCAAGCTGCACAACCGTGACGAAGTGACGGTTACCCTGCGCAAGGAAGGCGAAGGCGTCGTGACGGCCGGCGATATCGAGCTGGCGCACGATTGCGAAGTCATCAACCCGAATCACGTGATCGCACACCTGTCGAAGGGCGGCAAGCTCGACGTTCAGATCAAGATCGAAAAGGGTCGCGGCTACGTGCCCGGCAACGTCCGTCGCTACGGCGAAGACACGGCCAAGATCATCGGCCGCATCGTCCTCGACGCATCGTTCTCGCCGGTTCGCCGCGTGAGCTATGCCGTTGAAAGCGCACGTGTCGAGCAGCGTACCGACCTCGACAAGCTCGTGATGAACATCGAGACGAGCGGCGTGATCACCCCGGAAGAGGCGATCCGTCAATCGGCCCGCATCCTGGTCGACCAGCTGTCCGTGTTCGCGGCACTGGAAGGCACGGAAACGGCTGCCGAAGCACCGTCGCGCGCGCCGCAGATCGATCCGATCCTGCTGCGTCCGGTGGATGATCTCGAATTGACGGTTCGTTCGGCGAACTGTCTGAAGGCCGAGAACATCTACTACATCGGCGACCTGATCCAGCGCACGGAAAACGAGCTGCTGAAGACGCCGAACCTCGGTCGCAAGTCGCTCAACGAGATCAAGGAAGTGCTCGCTTCGCGCGGTCTCACGCTGGGCATGAAGCTCGAAAACTGGCCGCCGGCTGGTCTCGACAAGTAA
- the rplQ gene encoding 50S ribosomal protein L17, with protein sequence MRHRHGLRKLNRTSSHRLAMLRNMSNSLIEHEVIKTTLPKAKELRKVVEPLITLGKKPSLANRRLAFNRLRDRDSVAKLFDVLGPRFANRPGGYLRVLKFGFRVGDNAPMALVELLDRPEVDETENVQEAE encoded by the coding sequence ATGCGCCATCGTCATGGTCTGCGGAAACTGAACCGCACGAGCAGCCACCGTCTGGCTATGCTCCGTAACATGTCCAACTCGCTGATCGAGCACGAAGTCATCAAGACGACGCTGCCGAAGGCGAAGGAACTCCGTAAAGTCGTCGAGCCGCTGATCACGCTCGGCAAGAAGCCGTCGCTGGCAAACCGTCGTCTGGCGTTCAACCGCCTGCGCGATCGTGACTCGGTGGCGAAGCTGTTCGACGTGCTCGGTCCGCGTTTCGCGAACCGTCCGGGCGGCTACCTGCGCGTGCTGAAGTTCGGCTTCCGCGTTGGCGACAACGCACCGATGGCACTGGTCGAGCTGCTCGATCGTCCGGAAGTCGACGAAACGGAAAACGTGCAAGAAGCTGAGTAA
- the cutA gene encoding divalent-cation tolerance protein CutA codes for MVVVLMLTTVPDAATAAALADGALDARLAACVSELGAIKSRYHWQGKVETADEIQLLFKTSPVRSLELERFILAHHPYETPEIVSWQATASAGYGQWVTSETQRLFHV; via the coding sequence ATGGTGGTGGTGTTGATGCTGACGACGGTGCCGGATGCGGCGACGGCCGCAGCGCTCGCCGACGGTGCGCTCGACGCGCGGCTGGCCGCGTGCGTGTCGGAGCTCGGTGCGATCAAGTCGCGCTATCACTGGCAGGGAAAGGTCGAAACGGCCGACGAGATCCAGTTGCTGTTCAAGACGAGCCCCGTGCGCTCGCTCGAACTGGAGCGATTTATTCTCGCGCATCATCCGTACGAGACGCCGGAAATCGTCTCGTGGCAGGCGACGGCCTCGGCCGGGTACGGCCAGTGGGTGACCAGCGAAACTCAACGTCTATTTCATGTTTAA
- the dsbD gene encoding protein-disulfide reductase DsbD, giving the protein MFNGMALSVRMRAPRFLAILLSFIFVLGCLSVARAADDFLDPSVAFKFSASESPGQVDVRFKVANGYYLYRERFAFAVKSGQATLGAPTFPPGHVKFDQTFQKEVETYRDEVVIHVPVKQAAGPFELAVTSQGCADEGICYPPAEHVVKVDGAALGATAPADGATASGSWFDKVTSADFAQSLLEGHGFFTIVALYFVAGVVLSLLPCSYPMIPIVSAIIIGQGTRATHARGFALSLTYVVGMALVYTVLGIAAALVGQSLGAWLQNPWVLGAFGLILTAFAVSLISGKDIALPERWQNGAAEASSARQGGHFIAVAAMGALSALVVGACMTAPLFAVLAFIAHTGNALLGGAALFAMGLGLGVPLLVVGIGAGTVLPRAGAWMDSVKVFFGIVLLAAALWIVWPVLAGGLKMVLAALWLLVAAAALGLFTPHAGAASIWRRLGRGLGAALAIWAATLLVGLAAGSNDPVKPLAVLAARTVASGDAPAAAQQGPAFASVRSSGELDTLLKTSGRPVMLDFYADWCVSCKEMEHLTFTDSRVQARLAQLHLVRADVTANNPDDQALLKRFNLFGPPGIIFFDRNGHEIGRVVGYQAADTFLRSLDRAAVPTV; this is encoded by the coding sequence ATGTTTAACGGTATGGCGCTTTCCGTGCGCATGCGCGCACCGCGATTCCTCGCGATCCTGTTGTCGTTCATTTTCGTGCTGGGCTGCCTGTCGGTCGCGCGTGCGGCCGACGATTTTCTCGATCCGTCGGTGGCGTTCAAGTTCAGCGCGAGTGAATCGCCGGGGCAGGTGGACGTCCGCTTCAAGGTCGCCAACGGCTACTACCTGTACCGCGAGCGGTTCGCGTTCGCGGTGAAGAGCGGACAGGCGACGCTCGGCGCCCCGACATTCCCGCCCGGACATGTGAAGTTCGACCAGACGTTCCAGAAGGAAGTCGAGACCTATCGCGACGAAGTCGTGATTCACGTGCCGGTCAAGCAGGCAGCGGGGCCGTTCGAGCTCGCGGTGACGTCGCAGGGGTGTGCCGACGAAGGGATCTGCTATCCGCCTGCCGAGCATGTCGTGAAGGTCGACGGCGCGGCGCTGGGCGCGACCGCGCCGGCCGATGGCGCGACGGCTTCGGGCAGCTGGTTCGACAAGGTCACGAGCGCGGATTTCGCGCAGTCGCTGCTCGAGGGGCACGGCTTCTTCACGATCGTCGCGCTGTATTTCGTCGCGGGCGTCGTGCTGAGTCTGCTGCCCTGCTCGTATCCGATGATTCCGATCGTATCCGCGATCATCATCGGTCAGGGCACGCGCGCGACGCATGCGCGCGGCTTTGCGCTGTCGCTCACCTACGTGGTCGGCATGGCGCTCGTTTATACGGTGCTTGGCATCGCGGCGGCGCTGGTCGGCCAGAGCCTCGGTGCGTGGCTGCAGAATCCGTGGGTGCTCGGCGCGTTCGGTCTGATTCTTACCGCCTTCGCGGTATCGCTGATTTCGGGCAAGGACATCGCGCTGCCCGAGCGCTGGCAAAACGGCGCGGCCGAAGCATCGAGCGCGCGCCAGGGCGGTCACTTCATCGCGGTCGCCGCGATGGGCGCGTTGTCGGCGCTGGTCGTCGGCGCATGCATGACGGCGCCGCTCTTTGCGGTGCTCGCGTTCATCGCGCATACCGGCAATGCGTTGCTCGGCGGCGCCGCGCTGTTCGCGATGGGGCTGGGGCTCGGCGTGCCGCTGCTCGTGGTCGGCATCGGTGCGGGTACGGTGCTGCCGCGCGCGGGCGCCTGGATGGACAGCGTCAAGGTGTTCTTCGGCATCGTGCTGCTCGCCGCCGCGCTGTGGATCGTGTGGCCGGTGCTCGCGGGCGGTCTGAAGATGGTCCTCGCCGCGTTGTGGCTGCTGGTTGCCGCCGCGGCGCTCGGCCTGTTCACGCCGCATGCCGGCGCCGCGTCGATCTGGCGCCGTCTCGGCCGCGGTCTCGGTGCGGCGCTCGCGATCTGGGCTGCGACGCTGCTCGTCGGTCTCGCTGCTGGTTCCAACGACCCGGTGAAGCCGCTGGCCGTTCTTGCGGCGCGCACGGTTGCGTCGGGCGATGCACCGGCGGCCGCACAGCAGGGGCCTGCGTTCGCATCGGTGCGCTCCAGTGGCGAACTCGACACGCTGCTGAAGACCTCGGGTCGGCCCGTGATGCTCGATTTCTACGCCGACTGGTGCGTGAGCTGCAAGGAGATGGAGCATCTGACGTTCACGGATTCGCGCGTGCAGGCGCGGCTCGCGCAGCTTCATCTGGTGCGAGCGGACGTCACCGCGAACAATCCGGACGACCAGGCGCTGCTCAAGCGCTTCAACCTGTTCGGGCCGCCGGGCATCATCTTCTTCGATCGCAACGGCCACGAAATCGGCCGCGTGGTCGGCTATCAGGCGGCCGACACATTCCTGCGCAGCCTCGATCGCGCAGCGGTACCGACGGTGTAA
- the hemB gene encoding porphobilinogen synthase, giving the protein MSFHPLHRPRRMRRDDFSRRLMRENRLTTDDLIYPVFVVEGTNERQPIPSMPGVERVSVDLLMQVAEQCVELGVPVLSLFPAIEPSLKTPDGREAANPEGLIPRAVRELKKRFPELGVLTDVALDPYTSHGQDGVLDENGYVINDDTIEILVDQARAQAEAGVDIVAPSDMMDGRIGAVREMLESDGHIHTRIMAYSAKFASAFYGPFRDAVGSASNLGKGNKMTYQMDPANSDEALREVRLDIDEGADMVMVKPGMPYLDIVRRVKDEFRFPTYVYQVSGEYAMLKAAAMNGWLDHDKVVLESLLAFKRAGADGVLTYFALDAARLLKAQR; this is encoded by the coding sequence ATGAGCTTCCATCCGCTTCATCGTCCGCGCCGGATGCGCCGCGACGACTTCTCCCGCCGCCTGATGCGCGAAAACCGCCTGACCACCGACGACCTGATCTATCCGGTGTTCGTCGTCGAAGGCACCAACGAACGCCAGCCCATACCGTCGATGCCCGGCGTCGAACGCGTGTCGGTCGATCTGCTGATGCAGGTTGCCGAGCAGTGCGTCGAACTCGGTGTGCCCGTGCTGTCGCTGTTCCCGGCCATCGAGCCGTCGCTGAAAACGCCCGACGGCCGCGAAGCGGCCAATCCGGAAGGCCTGATCCCGCGCGCGGTGCGCGAGCTGAAGAAGCGCTTCCCCGAACTCGGCGTGCTGACCGACGTCGCGCTCGATCCGTACACGAGCCACGGCCAGGACGGCGTGCTCGACGAAAACGGCTACGTGATCAACGACGACACGATCGAGATCCTCGTCGACCAGGCGCGCGCGCAGGCGGAAGCCGGAGTCGATATCGTCGCGCCGTCGGACATGATGGACGGCCGCATCGGCGCGGTCCGCGAAATGCTGGAAAGCGACGGCCACATCCATACGCGCATCATGGCCTACTCGGCCAAGTTCGCGTCGGCGTTCTACGGCCCGTTCCGCGATGCGGTCGGCTCGGCGTCCAACCTGGGCAAGGGCAACAAGATGACCTACCAGATGGATCCGGCGAACAGCGACGAAGCGCTGCGCGAAGTCCGCCTCGACATCGACGAAGGCGCCGACATGGTGATGGTCAAGCCCGGCATGCCGTATCTCGACATCGTGCGCCGCGTGAAGGACGAGTTCCGCTTCCCGACCTACGTGTATCAGGTGAGCGGCGAATACGCGATGCTGAAGGCCGCCGCGATGAACGGCTGGCTCGATCACGACAAGGTCGTGCTCGAATCGCTGCTCGCGTTCAAGCGCGCGGGCGCCGATGGCGTGCTCACGTACTTCGCGCTCGATGCCGCGCGTCTGCTGAAAGCGCAGCGCTGA